In a genomic window of Diorhabda carinulata isolate Delta chromosome 8, icDioCari1.1, whole genome shotgun sequence:
- the LOC130897134 gene encoding xylosyl- and glucuronyltransferase LARGE2s-like gives MFHTLLKSIYFHRVNPLHFHIISNKISEKILKKLFESWNVVQVNTTFYDLNNYTPELRWIPNTHYSGIHGLMKLMFPKIIPLEITDRILVLDTDMTVVGDIYELWAMFKKFNKKQAVGMVENQSDYYLGLNVWPAIGRGYNSGVIMFNIYLLKKLNWPKLWSDLAKRDALIYGSTRLADQDIINAVVKEHPEIVYEVPCVWNTQLSDRTLSESCYKNNKVKIVHWNSPKKYNVENKDGEYFKSVAIGFQEHNGNLLRKKLYGCNNQPVTVARNDSDDVCSEFRNLAKIHWRTLLFIREYKHVVIENDVTFVAQLSYDRLQTIEELVKAWSGPISLTLYVSDPELMKSIEFITSSEILKNRWDVAYHAVFKDGDFYPINILRNIGLKNVQTPFVFLADIDFLPSKDLYESLIKHIKIFGSLKKKALIVPAFEIQKYVNQIPSDKNQLLVGLKEKSIIPFLTNIWTPGHTPTMYNIWKNSSKPYNVKWEVDYEPYIVVRSDVVEYDEKFIGFGWNKVSHIMELEAQNYAFVVLPDIFIIHKPHTPSYDLGRFRTSSVYRLCLRLLKEEFIQRLNKEYNRNFPYINTSAILPEIRRRKRHSMSLDIPSTTIETNTDYPNATE, from the exons ATGTTCCATACCTTActtaaatctatttattttcatagagTCAATCCGCTACATTTCCatattatttccaataaaatttcagaaaagatattgaaaaagcTGTTCGAAAGCTGGAATGTTGTACAAG taaatacaACATTCTATGATCTGAATAATTACACACCAGAACTAAGATGGATTCCTAATACCCATTATTCAGGTATTCACggtttaatgaaattaatgtttccaaaaataattcCTCTAGAAATAACCGACCGGATTTTGGTATTGGATACAGATATGACCGTAGTTGGTGACATATACGAACTTTGGGCAATGtttaaaaagttcaataaaaaacaG gCGGTAGGAATGGTTGAAAATCAAAGCGATTACTACTTGGGGTTGAACGTTTGGCCAGCTATCGGTAGAGG ttACAATTCTGGTGTGATAATGTTCAATATctacttattgaaaaaattaaattggcCGAAATTGTGGTCGGATCTAGCGAAAAGAGACGCTCTTATATACGGTTCGACTCGTTTAGCGGATCAGGATATAATCAACGCAGTTGTCAAAGAACACCCCGAAATAGTATACGAAGTGCCTTGCGTGTGGAATACTCAATTGAGCGATAGAACTTTGAGCGAAAGTTGTTACAAGAATAACAAAGTGAAG ATAGTTCACTGGAACTCCCCGAAGAAATATAACGTGGAAAATAAAGACGGGGAATATTTCAAGAGCGTGGCTATTGGATTTCAAGAACACAACGGGAATTTGTTGAGGAAGAAGTTGTATGGTTGCAATAACCAACCGGTTACGGTGGCACGGAATGACTCCGATGATGTGTGTTCGGAATTTCGTAATTTAGCTAAAATCCATTGGAGGACGCTACTTTTTATTAGGGAATATAAGCACGTTGTTATCGAAAATGATGTTACTTTCGTTGCCCAATTATCCTACGATAGATTACAGACGATTGAAGAATTGGTGAAAGCTTGGTCTG GACCGATAAGTTTAACTTTATACGTATCCGATCCCGAATTAATGAAAAGCATAGAATTTATAACATCatcggaaattttgaaaaacagatGGGATGTTGCGTATCACGCAGTTTTTAAAGACGGA gaTTTTTATCctataaatatattgagaaatatcGGTTTGAAGAACGTACAAACACCATTCGTATTTTTGGCTGATATCGATTTCCTTCCATCGAAAGATTTATATGAATCGTTAATAAAACACATTAAAATATTCGGATCTTTAAAAAAGAAG gCACTAATAGTACCAGCATTCGAAATACAAAAATACGTCAACCAAATACCGAGTGATAAAAATCAACTGTTGGTTGGTTTGAAGGAAAAATCAATTATACCTTTTTTGACGAATATTTGGACTCCAGGTCATACTCCTACAATgtataatatttggaaaaatagtaGCAAACCTTATAAT gtAAAATGGGAAGTCGATTACGAACCTTACATAGTAGTTAGAAGCGATGTGGTGGAATACGACGAGAAGTTTATAGGCTTTGGTTGGAACAAAGTTTCGCATATAATGGAATTAGAAGCACAAAATTATGCGTTTGTTGTATTACCAgatatatttattatccatAAACCTCATACTCCTAGTTACGATTTAGGAAGATTTAGAACGTCTTCAGTATACAGGCT gTGTCTTCGACTTTTGAAAGAAGAGTTTATACAAAGGTTAAACAaagaatataatagaaattttccaTATATCAATACTTCTGCTATCCTACCGGAAATTAGAAGAAGGAAGAGACATAGCATGTCATTAGATATCCCTTCGACTACTATAGAAACCAACACCGATTATCCAAACGCGACAGAATAA
- the LOC130896942 gene encoding gastrula zinc finger protein XlCGF26.1-like yields MSFNGLTQAVKEEPLEAELNQPELSKIEIKEDIDCLPDNPDFIELGNASDGFNNQEWKEGRFDVRSNPIELDGESSCEMPQNLESSQLTHFMLHDSEDSTQDTNQTYSDQDWSEHNNGIYSCKICKIQFVEELFLEQHFKSRRLGDKRYKCCGCDKIFRDNTQLNVHSRKHTGEKPYACTVCGKKFSVNGNLSKHMRIHTGERRFECFTCERKFTQFAHLEDHIKTHSGERPYVCDFCNSAFKTKARLRKHKKSHEDERITKRSVPCPICMKVMKSTKQLLTHMETHDEGEHNPFPCETCGKTYKNLFSLNIHQKIHGNVRDFQCTLCEKAFTNASHLRRHSNSHSGVRPFVCNICLRGFPSAQNLKRHLLTHTGEKPYTCEECNRGFLTLENLNRHKRTHTGEKPFPCSICGKCFAHSTTAKEHMRIHSGDKPFACTFCDRKFALNKALFKHIRQRHPDFFDEFKRQNDVPPNVRKAREKLKRETMSIEEIDIKQKINASVSQQTPDVAVKIKTEPKDSETVKLESSGEDIRPFMETLNLKPIKVKDEIENNVIEGSGSIFIKQEYDS; encoded by the exons ATGTCTTTTAACGGACTAACTCAAGCAGTTAAAGAAGAGCCTCTAGAGGCAGAACTTAACCAACCCGAGTTGagcaaaattgaaattaaagaaGACATTGATTGCTTACCTGATAATCCAGATTTTATAGAATTAGGTAATGCTTCGGACGGATTTAACAATCAAGAATGGAAAGAAGGACGTTTCGACGTTAGATCGAATCCAATTGAGTTAGATGGAGAAAGTAGTTGTGAAATGCCTCAAAATTTAGAATCAAGTCAATTGACACATTTCATGCTACACGATTCCGAAGATAGCACCCAAGATACAAACCAAACTTATTCAGATCAAGATTGGAGTGAACATAACAACGGAATATACAgttgtaaaatttgtaaaatacaatttgtaGAAGAATTGTTTCTGGAACAGCATTTCAAATCTAGAAGATTAGGCGATAAAAGATACAAATGTTGCGGTTGTGATAAAATTTTCAG AGACAATACGCAATTAAATGTTCACTCAAGAAAacatacaggagaaaaacctTACGCTTGTACAGTTTGCGGTAAAAAATTTTCCGTTAATGGAAACTTGAGTAAACATATGAGGATACATACGGGCGAAAGAAGGTTCGAATGCTTTACGTGCGAAAGAAAATTTACACAGTTTGCACATTTAGAGGATCATATTAAAACACACTCGg GGGAACGCCCGTACGTATGTGATTTCTGTAACAGTGCCTTCAAAACAAAGGCCAGACtgagaaaacataaaaaatccCACGAAGATGAACGCATAACCAAACGATCTGTACCTTGTCCGATTTGTATGAAAGTGATGAAAAGTACAAAACAATTATTAACACATATGGAAACTCACGATGAAGGAGAGCATAATCCTTTTCCATGCGAAACTTGCGGGAAGACCtacaagaatttattttctctcAATATACACCAGAAAATTCACGGTAATGTCAGGGATTTTCAATGTACTCTTTGTGAAAAAGCCTTTACGAATGCCAGTCATTTAAGAAGACATTCAAATTCACATTCag GAGTCCGTCCGTTTGTATGTAATATATGTCTGAGGGGTTTTCCTTCGGCGCAGAATTTGAAGAGGCACTTGTTGACACATACTGGGGAGAAACCGTACACTTGCGAAGAGTGTAATAGAGGATTTTTGACGTTGGAAAATCTCAATAGACATAAAAGGACGCATACCGGGGAAAAACCATTCCCCTGTAGTATCTGTGGAAAATGTTTTGCTCACAG CACCACTGCCAAAGAACACATGAGGATACATTCAGGAGACAAACCTTTCGCGTGCACCTTCTGCGATAGGAAATTCGCTCTAAACAAAGCATTGTTCAAACACATCCGCCAAAGACATCCCGATTTTTTCGACGAATTCAAACGACAGAACGATGTACCACCCAACGTACGAAAAGCCAGAGAAAAACTAAAAAGAGAAACGATGTCTATAGAAGAAATCGacataaaacagaaaataaacgCTAGCGTATCACAACAAACACCCGATGTCGCAGTCAAAATCAAAACCGAACCGAAAGATAGTGAAACAGTGAAACTGGAATCGTCTGGAGAGGACATTAGACCATTTATGGAAACTCTCAATTTAAAACCTATCAAAGTTAAGgacgaaattgaaaataatgtgaTAGAAGGATCTGGTTCGATATTTATCAAACAAGAATATGACAGCTAA
- the LOC130896943 gene encoding sulfite oxidase, mitochondrial-like isoform X1, giving the protein MLRRLSRKLIVHRASCQALANFSELATHNKQNYEKESKPFLNSRNVLIGTITILGGSLGYYLIDKFRNPYDGKPGSYDPKLPVYTLEEISSHDSLEKGVWVIFKEGVYDITEFVPGHPGGEQILMAAGSSVEPFWMLYGIHQTPEVSAIFESYRIGNVRAGDTKHLTSDMSDPYANEPKRHFALVPASAKPFNAELPPDVLIQNFITPNELFYVRNHLPVPEIDPNTYELEIEIEGKEETMTFTLDELKKMPKRTITVTIMCAGNRRSDMVKYKPVRGLNWGAAAIGTATWTGVPLRDILLQAGIDEDEEKYKHIQFEGIDADVTAKNYGASIPIWKALDKRGDVILAYEMNGVPIPRDHGFPIRVIVPGVVGARNVKWLGKIVVSEEESDSHWQQNDYKGFSPSVDWDTVDFTKSPAIQELPVISAICKPAQGSQVVVKDGKINVKGYAWSGGGQKIVRVDVTVDGGKTWHVANFDHQDTVSPPRHWAWTLWSIDIPVSDDATSVEIWSKAVDSSYNTQPESVENIWNLRGVLSNAYHRIRVGLKRE; this is encoded by the exons atgttgCGCAGATTAAGTAGGAAACTTATTGTACATAGAGCTAGTTGTCAAGCTTTAGCAAATTTTTCAGAACTCGCTACacataacaaacaaaattacgaAAAAGAAAGTAAACCATTTTTAAACAGTAGGAATGTGTTAATCGGGACTATTACCATTCTAGGAGGTTCCCTTGGATATTATTTAATAG ATAAATTTAGGAACCCATATGATGGAAAACCTGGAAGTTATGACCCAAAACTGCCAGTGTATACTTTGGAAGAAATATCATCTCATGACTCACT ggAAAAAGGAGTTTGGGTGATTTTTAAAGAAGGAGTTTATGATATAACGGAATTTGTTCCTGGACACCCGGGCGGAGAACAAATTTTAATGGCGGCTGGTAGTTCAGTTGAACCGTTTTGGATGCTGTATGGAATTCATCAAACGCCGGAAGTATCCGCCATATTTGAATCATATCGAATAG GTAATGTAAGGGCGGGGGATACAAAACATTTAACATCAGACATGTCCGATCCGTATGCAAATGAACCGAAGAGACATTTTGCCCTAGTACCTGCTAGTGCGAAACCTTTCAATGCTGAACTACCGCCTGATGTATTAATACAGAACTTCATTACACCAAA tgaATTATTCTATGTCAGAAATCACTTACCTGTACCTGAAATAGATCCAAACACTTACGAATTGGAAATAGAAATTGAAGGAAAAGAAGAAACTATGACTTTCACGTTAGATGAACttaaaaaaatgccaaaacgaaCGATAACGGTTACTATAATGTGTGCTGGAAATAGGAGAAGTGATATGGTTAAG TATAAACCTGTCCGAGGTTTAAACTGGGGCGCAGCAGCTATTGGTACAGCAACTTGGACTGGTGTACCATTACGAGATATTTTATTACAAGCAGGTATTGATGAAGATGAAGAGAAGTACAAACATAttcaa TTTGAAGGCATAGATGCCGATGTAACGGCGAAAAATTACGGTGCCTCAATCCCCATATGGAAAGCGTTGGATAAAAGAGGAGACGTTATATTGGCATACGAAATGAATGGAGTACCAATACCAAGAGATCACGGATTTCCTATTAGAGTTATAGTTCCTGGTGTTGTCGGAGCAAGAAATGTGAAATGGTTAG gaaaaataGTTGTTTCGGAAGAGGAGAGCGATTCCCATTGGCAGCAGAACGACTATAAAGGGTTTTCTCCGTCGGTTGATTGGGATACAGTCGATTTCACTAAATCTCCAGCTATTCAAGAATTACCTGTGATATCAGCAATCTGTAAACCCGCACAGGGTAGTCAAGTTGTTGTGAAAgatggaaaaataaatgttaaag GATATGCTTGGTCGGGAGGtggtcaaaaaattgttagagTTGACGTTACAGTCGATGGGGGTAAAACTTGGCACGTGGCTAATTTTGATCATCAAGATACAGTTTCGCCACCTAGACATTGGGCTTGGACATTGTGGTCGATTGATATTCCGGTTAGCGATGATGCGACAAGC gtcgAGATTTGGTCAAAAGCAGTGGACTCTTCGTATAACACTCAACCGGAGAGCGTTGAGAATATTTGGAACTTGAGAGGCGTTTTGAGTAATGCTTATCACAGAATCAGAGTCGGTTTGAAACGAGAGTGA
- the LOC130896943 gene encoding sulfite oxidase, mitochondrial-like isoform X2 — MAAGSSVEPFWMLYGIHQTPEVSAIFESYRIGNVRAGDTKHLTSDMSDPYANEPKRHFALVPASAKPFNAELPPDVLIQNFITPNELFYVRNHLPVPEIDPNTYELEIEIEGKEETMTFTLDELKKMPKRTITVTIMCAGNRRSDMVKYKPVRGLNWGAAAIGTATWTGVPLRDILLQAGIDEDEEKYKHIQFEGIDADVTAKNYGASIPIWKALDKRGDVILAYEMNGVPIPRDHGFPIRVIVPGVVGARNVKWLGKIVVSEEESDSHWQQNDYKGFSPSVDWDTVDFTKSPAIQELPVISAICKPAQGSQVVVKDGKINVKGYAWSGGGQKIVRVDVTVDGGKTWHVANFDHQDTVSPPRHWAWTLWSIDIPVSDDATSVEIWSKAVDSSYNTQPESVENIWNLRGVLSNAYHRIRVGLKRE, encoded by the exons ATGGCGGCTGGTAGTTCAGTTGAACCGTTTTGGATGCTGTATGGAATTCATCAAACGCCGGAAGTATCCGCCATATTTGAATCATATCGAATAG GTAATGTAAGGGCGGGGGATACAAAACATTTAACATCAGACATGTCCGATCCGTATGCAAATGAACCGAAGAGACATTTTGCCCTAGTACCTGCTAGTGCGAAACCTTTCAATGCTGAACTACCGCCTGATGTATTAATACAGAACTTCATTACACCAAA tgaATTATTCTATGTCAGAAATCACTTACCTGTACCTGAAATAGATCCAAACACTTACGAATTGGAAATAGAAATTGAAGGAAAAGAAGAAACTATGACTTTCACGTTAGATGAACttaaaaaaatgccaaaacgaaCGATAACGGTTACTATAATGTGTGCTGGAAATAGGAGAAGTGATATGGTTAAG TATAAACCTGTCCGAGGTTTAAACTGGGGCGCAGCAGCTATTGGTACAGCAACTTGGACTGGTGTACCATTACGAGATATTTTATTACAAGCAGGTATTGATGAAGATGAAGAGAAGTACAAACATAttcaa TTTGAAGGCATAGATGCCGATGTAACGGCGAAAAATTACGGTGCCTCAATCCCCATATGGAAAGCGTTGGATAAAAGAGGAGACGTTATATTGGCATACGAAATGAATGGAGTACCAATACCAAGAGATCACGGATTTCCTATTAGAGTTATAGTTCCTGGTGTTGTCGGAGCAAGAAATGTGAAATGGTTAG gaaaaataGTTGTTTCGGAAGAGGAGAGCGATTCCCATTGGCAGCAGAACGACTATAAAGGGTTTTCTCCGTCGGTTGATTGGGATACAGTCGATTTCACTAAATCTCCAGCTATTCAAGAATTACCTGTGATATCAGCAATCTGTAAACCCGCACAGGGTAGTCAAGTTGTTGTGAAAgatggaaaaataaatgttaaag GATATGCTTGGTCGGGAGGtggtcaaaaaattgttagagTTGACGTTACAGTCGATGGGGGTAAAACTTGGCACGTGGCTAATTTTGATCATCAAGATACAGTTTCGCCACCTAGACATTGGGCTTGGACATTGTGGTCGATTGATATTCCGGTTAGCGATGATGCGACAAGC gtcgAGATTTGGTCAAAAGCAGTGGACTCTTCGTATAACACTCAACCGGAGAGCGTTGAGAATATTTGGAACTTGAGAGGCGTTTTGAGTAATGCTTATCACAGAATCAGAGTCGGTTTGAAACGAGAGTGA